A single genomic interval of Clostridium facile harbors:
- a CDS encoding site-2 protease family protein: MLTQSQALEYLIQLLAFALVLFTSIPVHEVSHGLVAYWLGDPTAKNAGRLTLNPFKHFDLFGTIALFLVHVGWAKPVPIDPRYFKKPKRDIVLVSLAGPLSNFILAFFAMIGYKICFYAYAVMPGSMVLYVLRTVFYSAVLINITLMIFNLLPIPPNDGFKILGVFLPQRTYFTLLKYERYGMIIIVVLLLVGALQGPLSWLQSVIANLLIHLTGFVEIVLRILFKL; the protein is encoded by the coding sequence ATGTTAACACAATCACAAGCATTGGAATATTTAATCCAGCTTCTAGCATTTGCTCTAGTATTGTTTACCTCCATTCCTGTCCATGAGGTTTCCCATGGGTTGGTCGCTTACTGGTTGGGGGATCCAACTGCCAAAAATGCCGGGCGTTTAACCTTAAACCCGTTTAAACATTTTGATTTGTTTGGTACAATTGCGCTGTTTTTGGTCCATGTTGGATGGGCGAAACCAGTGCCGATTGACCCAAGGTATTTTAAAAAACCAAAACGGGATATTGTGCTGGTTTCCCTTGCCGGGCCATTGTCCAACTTCATCTTGGCATTTTTTGCGATGATTGGTTATAAAATTTGTTTTTATGCTTATGCGGTAATGCCGGGCAGTATGGTATTGTATGTTTTACGCACAGTTTTTTATAGCGCAGTATTGATTAATATTACCTTAATGATCTTTAACCTGTTGCCTATTCCGCCAAATGATGGGTTTAAAATTTTAGGGGTATTCCTGCCACAACGCACCTATTTTACATTGCTTAAATATGAGCGTTATGGTATGATAATTATAGTTGTATTACTTTTGGTTGGAGCATTGCAGGGACCTCTTTCCTGGCTGCAAAGTGTCATTGCTAACCTGTTAATACACTTAACAGGATTTGTAGAAATTGTGTTACGGATATTGTTCAAGCTATAG